From Camelus dromedarius isolate mCamDro1 chromosome 12, mCamDro1.pat, whole genome shotgun sequence, the proteins below share one genomic window:
- the LBHD1 gene encoding LOW QUALITY PROTEIN: LBH domain-containing protein 1 (The sequence of the model RefSeq protein was modified relative to this genomic sequence to represent the inferred CDS: substituted 1 base at 1 genomic stop codon), translating to MALVPGSSEDGPWPRDSPGSSQHPGSPRLTNRPWKERGEIGRVEGHQDVQVSTSPPCVLLFAHPLIWPKLPAVPIXVVSQKTHIPSIVVEDSEVSEESGELRWPHEELVLLTDDEEEEAEVFFQDQSEDAGWTWSSLDPRSPLRTLNPELSWGQEQVEQDTSWIPEDTECQEAPNPCPLLDPASGSRVCRSCFVEYSHFLPPRSFEGKYHFVSHKYFGLVYAFYPSFHNLPLLKVRKMRLKVQATGSHKSYPMLGLD from the exons ATGGCCCTTGTGCCAGGGAGCAGCGAGGATGGGCCTTGGCCCAGAGATAGCCCAGGCTCCTCTCAGCATCCAGGTAGTCCTAGGCTGACCAACCGTccctggaaggagagaggagaaattgGCAGAGTTGAAGGTCACCAGGATGTCCAGGTTAGTACTTCCCCACCCTGTGTCCTGCTGTTTGCTCATCCTCTAATTTGGCCCAAGCTCCCTGCTGTTCCAATTTAGGTTGTCTCTCAAAAGACCCACATCCCCTCCATTGTGGTGGAAGACTCTGAGGTGAGTGAAGAAAGTGGGGAGCTCCGGTGGCCACATGAGGAGCTGGTGCTGCTCACTgatgatgaggaagaggaggccgAGGTCTTCTTCCAGGACCAAAGCGAAGACGCAG GCTGGACTTGGAGTTCACTGGACCCTAGATCTCCCTTAAGAACTCTTAACCCAGAACTCAGCTGGGGGCAGGAGCAAGTAGAGCAAGACACCTCCTGGATTCCAGAGGACACCGAGTGTCAGGAAGCCCCCAATCCCTGTCCTCTCTTGGACCCAGCATCAGGCTCCCGTGTCTGCAGAAGCTGCTTTGTGGAATATTCCCatttcctgcctcccaggagctTTGAGGGTAAGTATCACTTTGTCTCCCACAAATATTTCGGCTTGGTTTATGCCTTCTACCCATCCTTTCACAATCTTCCccttttaaaagtgagaaaaatgaggcttaaAGTTCAGGCCACTGGGTCACACAAGTCATATCCAATGCTGGGATTGGATTAA
- the CSKMT gene encoding citrate synthase-lysine N-methyltransferase CSKMT, mitochondrial, with the protein MAALRRTLHVASLAAGARRPLSGSLAGSCLADCCLWDKLHAQPRQGSVRTFDWFFGYEEAQGLLLPLLRKAGAACPPRVLDVGCGTSSLCTGLYTKCPHPVDVLGVDFSPVAVAHMNSLLEGGQGQTPLCPGHPASRLHFMQADAQNLDPVASSGSFQLVLDKGTWDAVARGGLPGAYQLLSECLRVLSPQGTLIQFSDEDPDVRLPCLEQESKGWTVNVQELGPFRGITYFAYLVQGSD; encoded by the exons ATGGCAGCCCTGCGCCGAACCCTCCACGTGGCGAGCCTGGCCGCGGGGGCGCGCCGCCCCTTGTCCG GCTCCCTGGCTGGTAGCTGCCTGGCCGACTGCTGCCTCTGGGATAAGCTCCACGCCCAGCCCCGTCAGGGCAGCGTCCGCACCTTCGACTGGTTCTTCGGTTACGAGGAAGCCCAGGGGCTTCTACTGCCCCTGCTGCGGAAGGCAGGGGCTGCCTGTCCACCGCGGGTGTTGGACGTGGGCTGTGGGACCTCAAGCTTGTGTACGGGCCTCTACACCAAGTGCCCACACCCCGTGGACGTGCTGGGGGTGGACTTCTCTCCTGTGGCTGTGGCCCACATGAACAGCCTCCTGGAAGGCGGCCAAGGCCAAACACCCCTGTGCCCTGGGCACCCTGCCTCACGCCTCCACTTCATGCAGGCTGATGCCCAGAACCTGGACCCAGTGGCTTCCTCAGGCTCCTTCCAGCTAGTGCTAGACAAGGGCACCTGGGATGCTGTTGCCCGGGGTGGTCTTCCTGGAGCTTACCAGCTGCTGTCAGAATGCCTGAGGGTCCTAAGCCCCCAGGGGACCCTGATTCAGTTCTCAGATGAGGACCCTGATGTGCGGCTGCCCTGCCTGGAACAAGAGTCCAAAGGGTGGACTGTGAATGTGCAGGAGCTGGGCCCTTTCAGGGGTATCACCTACTTTGCTTACTTGGTTCAAGGCTCTGATTAA
- the C12H11orf98 gene encoding uncharacterized protein C11orf98 homolog, which yields MGAPGGKINRPRTELKKKLFKRRRVLNRERRLKHRVVGAVIDEGLITRHHLKKRASSTRANITLSGKKRRKLLQQIRLAQKEKAAMEVEAPAKPARTNESQPKSKKKTKAPQDVVMEDVEDES from the exons ATGGGTGCTCCGGGTGGAAAGATCAATCGGCCCCGAACG GAGCTGAAGAAGAAGCTGTTCAAGCGACGGCGGGTGTTGAACCGGGAGCGCCGACTGAAGCACCGGGTGGTCGGGGCTGTGATAGACGAAGGGCTGATTACTCGGCACCACCTCAAGAAGCGGGC GTCCAGTACCCGTGCCAACATCACTCTGTCTGGGAAGAAGCGCAGAAAACTCCTCCAGCAGATCCGGCTtgcccagaaagagaaagcagccATGGAAG TGGAAGCCCCTGCCAAGCCAGCCAGGACTAATGAATCACAGCCCAAAtcgaaaaagaagacaaaagctCCCCAGGATGTAGTCATGGAGGACGTTGAAGATGAGAGCTAA